In bacterium, the following proteins share a genomic window:
- a CDS encoding RNA polymerase sigma factor RpoD/SigA, whose product MLGSTGVSSTGVPGRGRPGGAWGRQGGLSVYEVELSSDRRESPTLQHYLQTIGKHALLTREEEFELARRIRDGDRAALDKLVNSNLRFVVSVAKKFLNQGLSYMDLIAEGNIGLITAAKRFDERREFRFISYAVWWIRQAIQKAIAEQTNTVRLPINRSQQAQKIKRLSQKLEQKNLRPVYQQELADGMGLDLRKMQQIQAASRPLVSIDQPLYEDEVTLADTLSDPDVSSAEQDYVDDELVKELGEAMSLLTPREKDIVSRYYGLGSEETASLETIGQDINLSRERVRQIRNQALSKMRQYGRGSRLVDYLS is encoded by the coding sequence ATGTTGGGATCGACCGGAGTTTCATCGACCGGAGTTCCCGGGCGCGGGCGCCCGGGCGGGGCCTGGGGCAGGCAAGGAGGACTTAGCGTGTACGAAGTCGAACTGAGCAGCGACCGCCGCGAGAGCCCGACCCTGCAGCACTACCTGCAGACCATCGGCAAGCATGCCTTGCTGACGCGGGAAGAGGAGTTCGAACTCGCGCGCCGGATCCGCGATGGCGACCGCGCGGCCCTCGACAAGCTGGTCAACAGCAACCTGCGTTTCGTGGTCAGCGTGGCCAAGAAATTCCTCAACCAGGGCCTCAGCTACATGGACCTGATCGCCGAGGGCAACATCGGCCTGATCACTGCGGCCAAGCGTTTCGACGAGCGGCGCGAGTTCCGGTTCATCTCCTATGCGGTGTGGTGGATCCGCCAGGCCATCCAGAAGGCGATCGCCGAGCAGACCAACACCGTGCGGCTGCCGATCAACCGCTCGCAGCAGGCGCAGAAGATCAAGCGGCTCTCGCAGAAGCTGGAACAGAAGAACCTGCGCCCCGTGTACCAGCAGGAACTGGCTGACGGCATGGGGCTGGACCTGCGGAAGATGCAGCAGATCCAGGCGGCGAGCCGCCCCCTGGTGAGCATCGACCAGCCGCTGTACGAGGACGAAGTGACGCTGGCGGACACGCTCAGCGATCCCGACGTGAGTTCGGCCGAACAGGACTACGTGGACGATGAGCTCGTCAAGGAGCTGGGCGAGGCCATGAGCCTCCTGACCCCGCGCGAGAAGGACATCGTTTCGCGGTACTACGGGCTGGGCAGCGAGGAAACCGCGTCGCTCGAGACGATCGGCCAGGACATCAATCTTTCGCGCGAGCGCGTGCGCCAGATCCGGAACCAGGCCCTCTCGAAGATGCGGCAGTACGGCCGCGGCAGCCGTCTGGTGGACTATCTCAGCTGA
- the dnaK gene encoding molecular chaperone DnaK: MGKIIGIDLGTTNSVVSVMEGGEPQVIQNKEGNRTTPSVVAWNKAGERLVGLLAKRQAVSNPTETVYSIKRFMGRQFGEVGKEMSEVPYKVVKGPNGEARVQTKHGEFSPPEISAQVLRALKETAEDYLGETVTEAVITVPAYFNDAQRQATKDAGKIAGLEVKRIINEPTAAAFAYGLERKKDETVAVFDLGGGTFDISILEIGDGVFEVKATNGDTHLGGDDFDQKVIDHLVDTFLKNEGIDLSRDPMSLQRLKAAAEQAKRELSSSTQAEINLPFITADQNGPKHLTMTLTRAKFESLVEDLVERTVGPCINALKDAGLTPADIDEVLLVGGSTRIPAVQAKVQSIFQKEPNRTVNPDEVVAMGAAIQGGILAGDDVGDIVLLDVTPLTLGIETLGGVRTPLIERNTTIPTRKSQVFSTAADNQPTVEIHVLQGEREMAVDNKTIGRFQLTGIPSAPRGVPQVEVTFDIDANGILSVSATDKATGKAQSIKIQASSGLTDTEIERMVRDAAAHADEDKNKRELIDVRNENEARVHQSRKTLKDLGDNVDQADRDNVETKIKACEEVLRGEDVAMIRAAGDALLTAVQEVAAKAYEKAGQSGTADQANAGGAGAAGAAGADAAAGGPGRGKSGDAVDADYEVVDD; the protein is encoded by the coding sequence ATGGGCAAGATCATCGGCATCGACCTCGGCACGACGAACAGCGTGGTTTCGGTGATGGAGGGCGGCGAACCGCAGGTCATCCAGAACAAGGAAGGCAACCGGACGACGCCTTCGGTGGTGGCCTGGAACAAGGCGGGCGAGCGGCTGGTGGGGCTGCTGGCCAAGCGCCAGGCCGTCTCGAACCCGACCGAGACCGTGTACTCGATCAAGCGGTTCATGGGGCGCCAGTTCGGCGAGGTCGGCAAGGAGATGTCCGAGGTCCCGTACAAGGTCGTGAAGGGCCCCAACGGCGAGGCGCGCGTGCAGACCAAGCACGGCGAATTCTCGCCCCCCGAGATCTCGGCGCAGGTGCTGCGCGCCCTGAAGGAGACCGCGGAGGACTACCTCGGCGAGACGGTGACCGAGGCGGTCATCACGGTGCCGGCGTACTTCAACGACGCCCAGCGCCAGGCCACGAAGGACGCCGGCAAGATCGCCGGGCTCGAGGTCAAGCGCATCATCAACGAGCCGACCGCTGCGGCGTTCGCCTACGGACTCGAGCGCAAGAAGGACGAGACGGTGGCCGTGTTCGACCTTGGCGGCGGCACGTTCGACATCTCGATCCTCGAGATCGGCGACGGCGTCTTCGAGGTGAAGGCGACCAACGGCGACACGCACCTCGGCGGCGACGACTTCGACCAGAAGGTCATCGACCACCTGGTGGACACGTTCCTGAAGAACGAGGGCATCGACCTGAGCCGCGACCCGATGTCGCTGCAGCGCCTGAAAGCGGCAGCCGAACAGGCGAAGCGCGAACTGAGTTCGTCCACGCAGGCCGAGATCAACCTGCCGTTCATCACGGCCGACCAGAACGGGCCCAAGCACCTGACGATGACGCTCACGCGCGCGAAGTTCGAGTCGCTGGTGGAGGACCTCGTCGAGCGCACCGTGGGGCCCTGCATCAACGCGCTGAAGGACGCCGGGCTGACACCGGCCGACATCGACGAAGTGCTGCTGGTGGGTGGCTCGACGCGCATCCCGGCGGTGCAGGCGAAGGTGCAGTCCATCTTCCAGAAAGAGCCCAACCGCACGGTGAATCCGGACGAGGTCGTGGCGATGGGCGCGGCCATCCAGGGCGGGATCCTGGCCGGTGACGACGTGGGTGACATCGTGCTGCTCGACGTCACGCCGCTGACGCTCGGCATCGAGACGCTGGGCGGCGTGCGCACGCCGCTGATCGAGCGCAACACGACGATTCCGACAAGAAAGAGTCAAGTCTTCTCGACGGCTGCAGACAACCAGCCGACCGTGGAAATCCACGTGCTCCAGGGCGAGCGCGAGATGGCCGTCGACAACAAGACGATCGGCCGGTTCCAGCTGACGGGGATTCCCTCAGCGCCGCGCGGCGTGCCCCAGGTCGAGGTCACTTTCGACATTGATGCGAACGGTATTCTCTCGGTCAGCGCCACGGACAAGGCGACCGGGAAGGCGCAATCGATCAAGATCCAGGCTTCGAGCGGACTGACGGACACGGAGATCGAGCGCATGGTGCGCGACGCGGCGGCGCATGCCGACGAGGACAAGAACAAGCGTGAGCTGATCGACGTCCGCAACGAGAACGAGGCCAGGGTGCACCAGTCGCGGAAGACCCTGAAGGACCTGGGCGACAACGTCGACCAGGCGGACAGGGACAACGTCGAGACCAAGATCAAGGCCTGCGAGGAAGTCCTGCGCGGGGAAGACGTGGCCATGATCCGGGCGGCAGGGGATGCCCTCCTGACGGCGGTCCAGGAAGTCGCGGCCAAGGCCTACGAGAAGGCCGGCCAGTCGGGGACGGCCGACCAGGCCAATGCCGGCGGGGCCGGGGCGGCCGGCGCGGCCGGCGCCGACGCCGCCGCGGGCGGTCCGGGCCGGGGCAAGTCCGGTGACGCCGTGGACGCCGATTACGAAGTCGTCGACGACTGA